Proteins found in one Vallitalea guaymasensis genomic segment:
- a CDS encoding pyridoxal-phosphate dependent enzyme translates to MESKYNVIDLTVNEERLKNVVKRAKERGIIIPTLAQLKDPSLIPDDIKEKLKDVGLWDLNPLNLFRIGWHNDTKEMGGLYKDVNYLCIPSEISGVKAKIIALCGKWFPTGSHKVGAAFGCLVPRLVTGQFDPTKQKAVWPSTGNYCRGGAYDSALLACDSIAILPEGMSNERFEWLKNVAGDTIATPGSESNVKEIFDKCWELRNSGEDLMIFNQFDEFGNYLWHHEVTGKAIEEILDVEMNENSRFRGYISATGSGGTIAAGDYLKKKYPNLKIAASEALQCPTIFLNGYGEHRIEGIGDKHIPWIHNIKNTDAVTAIDDEATMNWIRMFNEPEGQKVLKDNGVSDEIIEQLNLVGISGAANIISAIKFAKYFELTEDDILVTVLTDSIDMYKSRLVELNEERGDFTSCDAYGVMERYFKGINTDYFKELNYRERRTVHNLKYYTWIEQQGKTYDEILEQWYSDDYWANITKQVDRLDELIEEFNERVRQCE, encoded by the coding sequence ATGGAGAGTAAATATAATGTAATCGATCTAACTGTTAATGAAGAAAGGCTTAAAAATGTAGTTAAGAGGGCTAAGGAAAGAGGTATTATCATTCCTACTTTAGCTCAATTAAAAGATCCAAGTCTTATACCAGATGATATAAAAGAAAAACTCAAAGATGTTGGTCTATGGGATCTTAATCCATTGAATCTTTTTAGGATTGGATGGCATAATGATACGAAAGAAATGGGTGGCTTATATAAGGATGTCAATTATTTATGTATACCTAGTGAAATTTCTGGTGTAAAAGCTAAGATAATAGCCTTATGCGGTAAATGGTTTCCAACAGGTTCACACAAGGTTGGAGCTGCATTTGGATGTCTTGTACCTAGACTTGTGACAGGACAATTTGACCCAACTAAACAAAAAGCTGTCTGGCCATCAACTGGTAACTATTGTAGAGGTGGTGCTTATGATTCAGCTCTTCTAGCTTGTGATTCCATTGCAATATTACCAGAAGGCATGAGTAATGAAAGATTCGAATGGTTGAAAAATGTAGCTGGTGATACAATTGCTACTCCAGGAAGTGAAAGTAATGTAAAAGAAATATTTGACAAGTGTTGGGAATTAAGAAATTCAGGTGAAGACCTAATGATTTTCAACCAATTCGATGAATTCGGAAACTATCTATGGCATCATGAAGTAACTGGTAAAGCTATTGAAGAAATACTTGATGTTGAAATGAATGAAAATAGTAGATTCAGAGGGTATATTAGTGCCACTGGTTCTGGTGGAACAATCGCAGCAGGTGATTATCTCAAGAAAAAATATCCAAACCTCAAAATTGCAGCCAGTGAAGCATTACAATGCCCAACAATATTTTTGAATGGTTATGGAGAACATAGAATAGAGGGTATTGGCGACAAACATATACCATGGATCCATAATATCAAGAATACAGATGCAGTTACAGCTATAGATGACGAAGCTACAATGAACTGGATAAGGATGTTTAATGAACCAGAAGGTCAGAAAGTATTAAAGGACAATGGTGTAAGTGATGAGATTATAGAACAATTGAACCTTGTAGGAATCTCAGGTGCCGCTAATATAATATCTGCAATAAAATTCGCTAAATACTTTGAGTTAACAGAAGATGATATTCTCGTTACTGTGTTGACTGATTCAATAGATATGTATAAGAGTAGATTAGTAGAGCTTAATGAAGAAAGAGGAGATTTTACTTCATGTGATGCTTATGGTGTAATGGAAAGATATTTTAAAGGCATTAATACTGATTACTTCAAAGAATTGAATTATAGAGAAAGAAGAACCGTTCATAATCTTAAGTATTATACTTGGATAGAACAACAAGGAAAAACATATGATGAAATATTAGAACAGTGGTATAGCGATGATTATTGGGCTAATATAACCAAACAAGTGGATAGACTGGATGAATTGATTGAGGAATTCAATGAAAGAGTAAGACAATGTGAATAA
- the xdhC gene encoding xanthine dehydrogenase subunit XdhC produces the protein MANVELNFIVNDEPRNIIIDDRDSLADVLRNKLHLTSVKKGCEVGECGACTVLINGETFDSCIYLAIWAEGKEIRTLEGLMDEDGNISDIQQAFIDEAAVQCGFCTPGFIMSAMPILESDKEFTREEIKKHLSGNLCRCTGYENIINAIENVKKSRMNNQNI, from the coding sequence ATGGCTAATGTAGAATTGAACTTTATTGTAAATGATGAACCTAGAAATATTATAATAGATGACCGAGATTCTCTTGCAGATGTACTTAGAAATAAGCTTCATCTAACAAGTGTGAAAAAAGGCTGTGAAGTTGGAGAGTGTGGCGCTTGTACTGTACTTATCAATGGAGAGACTTTTGATTCATGTATTTATTTGGCTATATGGGCTGAAGGTAAAGAAATACGTACACTTGAAGGTCTGATGGATGAAGATGGCAATATATCTGATATACAGCAAGCTTTTATAGATGAAGCAGCTGTCCAATGTGGTTTTTGTACACCAGGATTCATAATGTCAGCAATGCCTATTTTAGAAAGTGATAAAGAGTTCACAAGAGAAGAGATTAAGAAACATCTGTCAGGTAATCTATGTCGATGTACAGGATATGAAAATATAATAAATGCAATAGAAAACGTGAAGAAAAGCCGTATGAATAACCAAAATATATAA